In Planktothrix tepida PCC 9214, a genomic segment contains:
- a CDS encoding aldo/keto reductase, which yields MKYNKLGDSDLQVSEICLGTMTYGQQNTREEAEKLLDYAVSQGVNFIDTSETYPFPNKAEKLGITEEYIGEWLIHQRRDSLIIATKVAGVTPLTWIRNGQNRIDSANVTEAVESSLRRLQTDYIDLYQIHWPDRYVPLFGDGDYDPKRERETIPITEQLEVFADLIQAGKIRYLGVSNETPWGVCEFCHIARQLNLPKIVSIQNGFSLMNRIFHIHLAEACRFNQVGLLAYNPLAFGFLTGKYLSGIPKDSRLDLFGGMYSRYDQNNIAAAAQSYADLAQQNGITPAQLALAYVRSRWFVTSTIVGATKIEQLQENLASVTVELDETILTEIDAIHRRYPNPAA from the coding sequence ATGAAGTACAACAAATTAGGAGATAGTGACCTACAGGTCTCTGAAATCTGTCTGGGAACGATGACCTATGGGCAACAAAATACCCGTGAAGAAGCTGAAAAACTTTTAGATTATGCAGTTTCTCAGGGAGTTAATTTTATTGACACTTCCGAAACGTATCCTTTTCCCAATAAAGCCGAAAAACTGGGAATAACCGAGGAATATATTGGAGAATGGTTAATCCATCAGCGCCGTGACTCGTTAATCATTGCCACTAAAGTAGCGGGAGTAACACCGCTAACTTGGATTAGAAACGGTCAAAATCGGATTGACTCTGCGAATGTAACAGAAGCCGTAGAATCGAGCTTAAGACGGTTACAAACGGACTATATTGACTTATATCAAATTCATTGGCCTGATCGCTATGTTCCTTTGTTTGGTGATGGGGATTATGATCCAAAACGGGAACGGGAAACTATACCGATCACCGAACAGTTAGAAGTATTTGCGGATTTAATTCAAGCGGGTAAAATTCGTTATTTAGGGGTCAGTAATGAAACGCCTTGGGGGGTTTGTGAATTTTGTCATATAGCTCGACAATTGAATTTACCGAAAATTGTTTCGATTCAAAACGGGTTTAGCTTGATGAATCGGATTTTTCACATTCATCTGGCGGAAGCTTGTCGGTTTAATCAGGTGGGATTATTAGCGTATAATCCCTTAGCGTTTGGTTTCTTAACGGGTAAATATCTTTCAGGAATTCCTAAAGATTCACGTTTGGACTTATTTGGAGGAATGTATTCCCGTTATGATCAGAATAATATAGCCGCAGCAGCACAAAGTTATGCTGATTTAGCCCAACAAAACGGAATCACACCCGCACAACTTGCATTAGCTTATGTTCGGTCTCGCTGGTTTGTGACCAGTACAATTGTTGGAGCGACAAAAATAGAACAATTGCAAGAGAACTTGGCTAGTGTTACCGTTGAATTAGATGAAACTATTCTGACAGAAATTGATGCCATTCATCGGCGTTATCCGAACCCAGCGGCTTAG
- a CDS encoding YggT family protein, protein MALPFSLLANTLAQFLNIYMLILFIRILLSWFPTINWFDPPFSILSQLTDPYLNLFRSFIPPLGGIDFSAIIAIFALQFGSQIIIALLGSMQQMAF, encoded by the coding sequence ATGGCACTTCCTTTCAGCTTACTCGCTAACACCCTGGCACAGTTCCTGAACATTTATATGTTAATCCTATTTATTAGGATTTTATTAAGCTGGTTTCCGACCATTAACTGGTTTGATCCCCCCTTCTCAATTTTAAGTCAGTTAACTGACCCCTATCTCAATCTTTTCCGTTCCTTTATTCCACCTTTAGGAGGAATTGATTTTTCAGCCATTATTGCTATTTTTGCTCTCCAATTTGGCTCTCAAATTATTATTGCTTTATTAGGCAGTATGCAGCAAATGGCATTTTAA
- the ald gene encoding alanine dehydrogenase, whose translation MQIGIPKEIKDQEFRVGLSPGSVRVCCERGHQVFVEMGAGNGAGFTDEDYTRAGAIIVESPADAWCRELVVKVKEPLPPEYELIQKEQLLFTYLHLAADRELTEQLIHKGVHAIAYETVELPDGRLPLLTPMSIIAGRLSIQFGARFLERQQGGRGVLLGGIPGVKAATVVILGGGVVGTEAARIALGMGAKVQILDVNVERLAYLETVFGSSVELLYSHLSQIEESVPQADLLIGAVLILGKRAPKLVSRELVAQMRPGSVIVDVAVDQGGCIETLRPTSHSHPTYIEEKVVHYGVPNMPGAVPWTATQALNNSTLPYVLQLADRGLKALELNPVLAKGLNVENHHLVHPAVREVFPDLV comes from the coding sequence ATGCAAATTGGGATTCCGAAAGAAATTAAAGATCAGGAATTTCGGGTGGGATTGAGTCCCGGTAGTGTGCGAGTGTGCTGTGAACGAGGTCATCAAGTTTTTGTGGAAATGGGTGCAGGGAATGGCGCTGGGTTTACCGATGAGGATTATACACGAGCCGGAGCCATAATTGTTGAATCTCCGGCTGATGCTTGGTGTCGGGAACTGGTGGTGAAAGTCAAAGAACCCTTACCCCCGGAATATGAGTTAATCCAGAAAGAACAACTCTTATTTACTTATTTACATTTAGCCGCAGATCGGGAACTAACCGAACAGTTAATTCATAAGGGTGTCCATGCCATCGCCTATGAAACCGTAGAACTTCCTGATGGTCGCTTGCCTTTACTAACTCCAATGAGTATTATCGCGGGACGGTTATCGATTCAGTTTGGGGCTCGTTTTTTAGAACGACAACAGGGAGGACGGGGGGTTTTATTAGGGGGAATTCCTGGGGTAAAAGCTGCCACTGTTGTGATTTTAGGGGGAGGTGTGGTTGGCACAGAAGCGGCTAGAATTGCCCTAGGGATGGGGGCTAAAGTGCAAATTTTAGATGTGAATGTGGAGCGATTAGCTTATTTAGAAACGGTGTTTGGATCGAGTGTGGAATTACTCTACAGTCATTTATCCCAAATTGAAGAAAGTGTTCCCCAAGCAGATTTATTAATTGGTGCGGTTTTAATCTTAGGAAAACGCGCCCCTAAATTAGTTTCTCGTGAGTTAGTTGCTCAAATGCGCCCCGGTTCTGTCATTGTGGATGTGGCAGTAGATCAAGGAGGGTGTATTGAAACCTTACGGCCTACGTCCCATAGCCATCCGACTTATATTGAAGAAAAGGTGGTACATTATGGCGTTCCTAATATGCCCGGTGCTGTGCCTTGGACAGCGACCCAAGCCTTGAATAATAGTACCTTACCTTATGTTCTTCAGTTAGCGGATCGGGGACTCAAAGCATTAGAATTGAACCCGGTTTTAGCCAAAGGTTTAAATGTGGAAAATCACCATTTAGTCCATCCGGCTGTTCGGGAAGTTTTTCCTGATTTAGTTTAA
- the cobQ gene encoding cobyric acid synthase CobQ yields the protein MKAIMIVGTTSHAGKSMMVTAICRILHRRGVRVAPFKGQNMALNSYVSPAGSEMGYAQAVQAWAAGVTPSVSMNPILLKPQGNMTSQVILKGKPVGVVQASDYYEHYFDRGWQTITECLDYLTQEFDILVCEGAGSPAEINLKHRDLTNMRVAKYLNAKTLLVVDIDRGGAFAHVVGTLQLLDSDERALIKGIIINKFRGQRSLLESGIKWLEEYTGIPVVAVIPWIDHPFPAEDSLSLLDRRPSSSQAELTIAVIRFPRIANFTDFDPLDAETSVKIKYVMPSDTLGHPDAVILPGSKTTISDLQVLKQSGMANQIKNYVEAGGQVMGICGGYQMLGKIVSDPYGLEGQQGDYEGLGLLPTKTVMSTQKTSRQRLVSSHYPQEGLPVEGYEIHQGRTQLLDSNDISPLFNDPNLGFVNQQKSIWGHYLHGVFDNGPWRRTWLNHLRKPRGLNALPTGIANYREQRELLLDLLADTVDSYLDLRSVL from the coding sequence ATGAAAGCAATCATGATTGTGGGAACTACTTCCCATGCTGGAAAATCCATGATGGTCACGGCCATTTGTCGAATTTTACATCGTCGCGGTGTGCGGGTTGCTCCCTTTAAAGGGCAAAATATGGCTCTGAATTCCTATGTTTCTCCGGCCGGATCAGAAATGGGTTATGCTCAAGCGGTGCAAGCCTGGGCGGCGGGAGTGACTCCTTCTGTTTCTATGAATCCTATTTTATTAAAACCTCAAGGAAATATGACCTCTCAGGTAATTTTAAAAGGCAAACCTGTGGGAGTTGTACAAGCGAGTGATTATTATGAACACTATTTTGATCGGGGTTGGCAAACGATTACTGAATGTTTAGACTATTTAACCCAGGAATTTGATATTTTAGTTTGTGAAGGTGCTGGCAGTCCCGCCGAAATTAATCTCAAACATCGAGATTTAACGAATATGCGGGTGGCCAAATATTTGAATGCCAAAACGTTATTAGTGGTTGATATTGATCGCGGGGGGGCCTTTGCTCATGTTGTGGGAACTTTGCAATTGTTAGACTCCGATGAACGGGCATTAATTAAAGGAATTATTATTAATAAATTTAGAGGACAGCGATCGCTATTAGAATCGGGGATAAAATGGTTAGAGGAGTATACGGGAATTCCGGTTGTTGCGGTTATTCCTTGGATTGATCATCCCTTCCCCGCAGAAGATTCTTTAAGTTTATTAGATCGTCGTCCGAGTTCCTCCCAAGCGGAATTAACCATTGCCGTTATCCGATTTCCTCGCATTGCTAATTTTACAGATTTTGATCCCCTAGATGCTGAAACCAGCGTTAAAATTAAGTATGTGATGCCTTCTGACACTTTAGGACATCCCGATGCCGTCATTCTTCCAGGGTCTAAAACGACTATCTCTGACTTGCAAGTCTTAAAACAATCGGGAATGGCAAATCAAATTAAAAATTATGTTGAGGCGGGGGGTCAGGTCATGGGAATTTGTGGCGGTTATCAAATGTTAGGAAAAATTGTGTCAGATCCCTATGGTTTAGAAGGACAACAGGGGGATTATGAAGGTTTAGGATTATTACCGACTAAAACCGTTATGTCCACTCAAAAAACCTCCCGTCAACGGTTGGTTTCATCCCATTATCCCCAAGAAGGTTTACCTGTTGAAGGATATGAAATTCATCAAGGACGAACTCAATTGTTAGATTCTAACGATATTTCTCCTTTATTTAATGACCCGAATTTAGGATTTGTTAATCAGCAAAAATCGATTTGGGGTCATTATTTACATGGGGTTTTTGATAATGGCCCTTGGCGACGAACCTGGTTAAATCATCTACGAAAACCCAGAGGGTTAAATGCTTTACCCACTGGAATTGCTAATTATCGAGAACAGCGAGAATTGTTATTAGATTTATTAGCAGATACAGTAGATTCCTATTTAGATTTGAGATCGGTTTTATAG
- the trxB gene encoding thioredoxin-disulfide reductase produces the protein MTNPTVENLVIIGSGPAGYTAAIYAGRANLKPVVFEGYQLGGVPGGQLMTTTEVENFPGFPEGITGPELMDRMKAQAQRWGAELFTEDVISVDLSQRPFTVKSEERELKTHAIVIATGATAKRLHLPHEDQFWNAGISACAICDGASPIFKGVELAVIGGGDTAAEEAVYLTKYATHVHLLVRRHELRASKAMQQRVLTHPKITIHWNTEAVDVYGNDKLGGIKIKNNQTGEQQDLPVQGLFYAIGHTPNTQIFQGQLDLDEVGYIVTKHGTPETSVEGVYAVGDVQDHEFRQAITAAGSGCMGAMLAERWLSIHGLAQEVQQTETSELEAETPTSTQPQITTSENFDIQNTRHTGGYALRKLYHDSDRLIMVKYASPTCGPCHALKPILDKVVGEFEGKIHYVEIDIEEDPEIAQSAGVVGTPTVQMFKNKDLIQDLKGVKPKSLYRELIQNNL, from the coding sequence ATGACAAACCCAACCGTTGAAAATCTTGTAATTATTGGTTCTGGGCCTGCTGGTTATACAGCAGCAATTTATGCTGGACGGGCGAACTTGAAACCCGTTGTCTTTGAAGGCTATCAACTGGGGGGAGTTCCGGGGGGTCAGTTAATGACCACCACAGAAGTTGAGAACTTTCCCGGTTTTCCCGAAGGCATTACCGGGCCGGAACTCATGGATAGGATGAAAGCCCAAGCCCAACGGTGGGGGGCGGAACTCTTTACCGAGGATGTGATTTCCGTTGATTTGAGTCAACGTCCCTTTACCGTTAAATCAGAGGAGAGGGAACTCAAAACCCATGCCATTGTGATTGCGACGGGGGCGACGGCGAAACGCCTACATCTTCCCCATGAAGACCAATTTTGGAATGCAGGAATTTCCGCCTGTGCGATTTGTGATGGGGCGAGTCCGATTTTCAAAGGAGTCGAATTAGCGGTTATCGGGGGAGGAGATACCGCCGCCGAGGAAGCCGTTTATTTAACCAAATACGCCACCCACGTTCATTTATTAGTCAGACGCCATGAACTGCGGGCGAGTAAAGCCATGCAGCAACGGGTTCTGACTCATCCTAAAATTACGATACATTGGAATACCGAAGCGGTGGATGTTTATGGCAATGATAAATTAGGTGGGATTAAAATTAAGAATAACCAAACCGGAGAACAACAGGATTTACCCGTACAGGGGTTATTTTATGCCATTGGTCATACTCCCAATACCCAAATTTTCCAAGGACAATTAGACCTAGATGAAGTGGGATATATTGTCACGAAACATGGCACTCCTGAAACCAGCGTTGAAGGGGTTTATGCCGTTGGGGATGTTCAAGATCATGAGTTTCGTCAAGCCATTACAGCCGCCGGAAGTGGGTGTATGGGAGCGATGTTAGCAGAACGGTGGTTATCCATTCATGGGTTAGCGCAGGAAGTTCAACAAACAGAAACTTCTGAACTGGAAGCGGAAACTCCAACTTCAACCCAACCTCAAATTACCACTTCTGAAAATTTCGATATCCAAAATACCCGCCATACGGGGGGTTATGCCTTGCGGAAACTTTACCATGATAGCGATCGCTTAATTATGGTAAAATATGCCTCACCCACCTGCGGGCCATGCCATGCCCTTAAACCCATTTTAGATAAAGTGGTTGGTGAATTTGAGGGTAAAATTCACTATGTCGAAATTGACATTGAAGAAGATCCAGAAATTGCCCAAAGTGCAGGGGTGGTTGGCACTCCAACGGTGCAGATGTTCAAAAATAAAGATTTAATTCAAGATCTCAAAGGCGTGAAACCCAAGAGCTTATATCGGGAATTAATTCAGAATAATTTGTAA
- a CDS encoding type II toxin-antitoxin system RelN family antitoxin, translated as MIMKAIETTATINESGQLTLDQSLGTTKPQRVRVIVLIPEDDEVDPNETPTEILIEGIRQGLYEALTGQTIPLSEMWEGIDAE; from the coding sequence ATGATTATGAAAGCAATTGAAACGACAGCGACTATTAATGAAAGTGGGCAACTAACACTTGATCAATCATTAGGAACCACTAAACCACAGCGTGTTCGGGTTATTGTTTTAATTCCTGAAGATGACGAAGTTGATCCCAATGAAACGCCGACTGAAATTCTGATAGAAGGGATTCGTCAAGGTTTATACGAAGCATTAACGGGACAGACTATTCCGCTCTCAGAAATGTGGGAAGGTATTGATGCTGAGTGA
- a CDS encoding 2Fe-2S iron-sulfur cluster-binding protein has translation MKIHFLPDKVTVEAQPGEPLLAVAERAGVVIPTGCLMGSCHACEVELDEDNFICACISSVPSGKAEITINIYSDPTW, from the coding sequence ATGAAAATCCATTTCTTACCCGATAAAGTTACCGTTGAAGCCCAACCTGGAGAACCTTTATTAGCCGTCGCCGAACGCGCCGGAGTTGTAATTCCCACTGGATGTTTAATGGGGTCTTGTCATGCTTGTGAAGTGGAACTAGACGAAGATAATTTTATCTGTGCTTGCATTTCTTCCGTTCCCTCTGGAAAAGCGGAAATCACCATTAATATTTATAGTGATCCTACTTGGTAA
- a CDS encoding type II toxin-antitoxin system RelE family toxin — MLSEPPPIQIALTPRFKRDLRELAKRYRSIRTDLQPLIEQLQAGEIPGDRIAGIKYTVFKVRLKNSNIQKGKSGGYRVIYYLKTNQAIILATIYSKSDDSDISHKIIEEVITQYENEIG, encoded by the coding sequence ATGCTGAGTGAACCACCACCCATCCAAATCGCGCTTACTCCCCGCTTCAAAAGGGATCTTCGAGAACTTGCTAAACGCTATCGTTCAATTCGTACCGATCTTCAACCGTTAATCGAACAACTTCAAGCAGGTGAAATTCCTGGTGATAGAATTGCAGGTATTAAATATACCGTTTTTAAAGTTCGTCTTAAAAATAGTAATATCCAAAAAGGAAAAAGTGGGGGCTATCGAGTTATTTATTATCTGAAAACAAATCAAGCCATCATTCTTGCTACAATTTATTCCAAATCTGACGACTCAGATATTAGTCATAAAATCATTGAAGAGGTGATCACTCAATATGAGAACGAAATTGGTTAA
- the upp gene encoding uracil phosphoribosyltransferase, protein MANQLRIYVPPHPLIKHWLGVARDQATPPALFRTAMTELGRWLTYEAARDWLPTLETTVQTPLTECSATFVNPEVPLIVIPILRAGLALMEGIQSVVPLSSVYHIGMVRNEDTLEASCYLNKLPAQFDPQTRVIISEPMLATGGTIMAVMEELTQRHLEPALIRVISIVAAPPALQKLSQAYPSLQIYTAIIDPEVNEQGFIVPGLGDAGDRTFGTFDRLPTE, encoded by the coding sequence ATGGCTAATCAACTGCGTATTTATGTCCCCCCCCATCCTTTAATTAAACATTGGTTAGGAGTTGCTCGTGATCAGGCCACTCCTCCGGCTTTATTTCGCACGGCGATGACGGAGTTAGGACGTTGGTTGACCTACGAAGCCGCCAGAGACTGGTTACCAACCCTGGAAACAACGGTACAAACCCCCTTAACCGAATGTAGTGCCACCTTTGTTAATCCTGAAGTTCCCCTGATTGTGATTCCTATTTTACGCGCTGGTTTAGCGTTAATGGAAGGAATTCAAAGCGTTGTGCCTTTATCTTCGGTTTATCATATTGGCATGGTACGCAACGAAGACACCTTAGAAGCCAGTTGCTATTTAAATAAATTACCCGCCCAATTTGATCCTCAAACGCGGGTGATTATTAGTGAACCGATGTTAGCAACGGGGGGAACAATCATGGCCGTGATGGAAGAACTCACCCAGCGTCATCTTGAACCCGCATTGATTCGGGTTATTTCCATTGTCGCCGCCCCCCCAGCGTTACAAAAATTAAGTCAAGCTTATCCCAGTTTGCAAATCTATACCGCTATTATTGATCCTGAAGTCAATGAACAGGGCTTTATTGTACCCGGTTTGGGAGATGCAGGAGATCGAACGTTTGGCACATTCGACCGTCTCCCCACCGAATAG
- a CDS encoding class I SAM-dependent methyltransferase, with translation MERIPEVEVMDTWEEAREYDAMDFTQVNQEFAELAIELGPETGLILDAGTGTARIPIIIAKQRSRSGVDNASQWQITGIDLSANMLFIGNQNIEEAGLQEQIKLEQVDAKQLPYPDDQFDMIISNSIVHHLSDPLLFFQELQRVLKPQGGIFLRDLTRPCSETELNNLVEQYAGDCNDHQKKLFRDSLQAAYTLDEIINLSESAGLENMRIYQSSDRHWTAERPYRVLK, from the coding sequence ATGGAACGTATCCCAGAAGTAGAAGTCATGGATACTTGGGAAGAAGCCAGGGAATATGATGCCATGGATTTTACCCAAGTTAATCAAGAATTTGCCGAATTAGCCATCGAATTAGGGCCAGAAACCGGATTAATTTTAGATGCAGGAACGGGGACAGCACGGATTCCAATTATAATTGCAAAACAGCGATCGCGCAGCGGCGTGGATAACGCATCGCAATGGCAAATTACCGGAATTGATTTATCAGCCAATATGCTGTTTATTGGCAATCAAAATATTGAGGAAGCGGGGTTACAGGAACAAATTAAATTAGAGCAAGTGGATGCCAAACAGTTACCCTATCCCGATGATCAATTTGATATGATTATTTCTAATAGTATTGTTCACCATTTGTCAGATCCTCTGCTATTTTTTCAAGAACTTCAGCGTGTATTAAAACCCCAGGGGGGAATATTTCTGAGGGATTTAACTCGTCCCTGTAGTGAAACGGAACTCAATAATTTAGTTGAACAATATGCTGGAGATTGTAACGATCATCAGAAAAAATTATTTCGAGACTCCTTACAAGCAGCTTATACCTTAGATGAAATCATTAATTTGAGCGAGTCTGCGGGTTTAGAAAATATGAGAATTTATCAATCTTCTGATCGCCATTGGACAGCCGAACGACCCTATCGAGTTCTCAAATAA
- a CDS encoding M48 family metallopeptidase, producing the protein MTFSTTPLIGLRADHFRHPLDLQATNALKQLPGLDLLVRQILGGVGEQFFYLENIASSILVSDQQLPDLHQLLLEACKTLDLEPPQLYIRQHPVPNAYTFAMRGKQPFIVIHTSLIELLTSEEIQAVIAHELGHLKCEHGVYLTLANLVVLAANQLSPWGTILAQGLQAQLMEWLRCAEFTCDRAALLATQDPRVVMSVLMKLSGGSPSLASQLNLDAFVAQARTYDQISRTELGELLQQAQTAQLTHPLPVLRAREIDRWSSSPNYQDLLKRNFMVYNSEANPNKGGWRNW; encoded by the coding sequence ATGACGTTTTCAACGACCCCTTTAATAGGACTCCGAGCCGATCATTTCCGTCATCCGTTGGATTTACAAGCGACCAATGCTTTGAAACAATTGCCCGGTTTAGATTTATTAGTCCGGCAAATTTTAGGCGGTGTCGGGGAACAGTTTTTTTATTTAGAAAATATTGCGTCTAGTATTTTAGTTAGTGATCAACAATTACCTGATCTTCATCAATTATTATTAGAGGCTTGCAAAACTTTAGATTTAGAACCGCCTCAACTTTATATTCGCCAACATCCGGTTCCCAATGCTTATACTTTTGCGATGCGGGGAAAACAACCGTTTATTGTCATTCATACGTCGTTAATTGAGTTATTAACCTCGGAAGAAATTCAAGCGGTAATTGCCCATGAGTTAGGACATTTAAAATGCGAACATGGGGTATATTTAACCTTAGCGAATTTAGTGGTCTTAGCGGCGAATCAATTGTCTCCTTGGGGAACAATTTTGGCTCAGGGGTTACAAGCGCAGTTAATGGAATGGTTGCGTTGTGCTGAGTTTACTTGCGATCGCGCAGCCCTATTAGCAACTCAAGATCCGAGAGTCGTAATGTCGGTGTTGATGAAACTGTCGGGGGGTTCTCCCAGTTTAGCTTCGCAACTGAATTTAGATGCCTTTGTTGCCCAAGCCCGGACGTATGATCAAATTAGTCGCACAGAATTGGGAGAACTCCTTCAGCAAGCTCAAACTGCCCAGTTAACCCATCCCCTTCCGGTCTTGCGAGCCAGAGAAATTGATCGTTGGTCGAGTAGTCCTAATTATCAGGACTTGCTAAAACGAAACTTTATGGTTTATAATAGTGAAGCTAACCCAAACAAGGGCGGGTGGCGGAATTGGTAG
- the murA gene encoding UDP-N-acetylglucosamine 1-carboxyvinyltransferase — protein MLTYNPFLEDKPITLAIRSSNLATASNPNQSILKIWGNQPLQGHVSISGAKNSALVLMAGALLCSEDCRLRNVPSLVDVNRMSEILTALGVKIDRQGDVLDIKAGQLSESQAPYELVSQLRASFFAIGPILARLGVARVPLPGGCAIGARPVDLHVRGLQALGAEVHIDHGIVHAHVKGYNPRLKGARIYLDYPSVGATETLMMAATLAEGETILENAAQEPEVIDLANFCCAMGAKIQGAGTKTIVISGVPSLHSADYSIIPDRIEAGTFLIAGAITRSEISLSPIIPEHLTPVLAKLKAIGVKIQMEGSNHLRILPVENLTATDIETLPYPGFPTDMQAPFMALLTLCEGNSLISETVFENRFGHVPELSRMGADIRVKGTTALVRGVPFLSGAPVTATDLRASAALVLAALAAEGETTIQELKHLDRGYEQLEAKLRQLGAKLQRIDHALIEKE, from the coding sequence ATGTTAACGTACAACCCATTTTTGGAGGATAAGCCCATTACACTCGCTATACGCTCATCAAATCTCGCTACTGCGTCCAATCCTAACCAGTCCATTCTAAAAATTTGGGGGAATCAACCCCTACAAGGTCATGTTTCGATTAGCGGGGCTAAAAATTCCGCTTTAGTTTTAATGGCCGGTGCATTGCTGTGTTCTGAAGATTGTCGGCTTCGTAACGTTCCCTCCTTGGTTGATGTCAACCGCATGAGTGAAATTCTCACGGCGCTGGGGGTTAAAATCGACCGTCAGGGTGATGTTCTCGATATTAAAGCGGGTCAATTATCAGAGTCACAAGCTCCCTATGAACTCGTCAGCCAACTCCGGGCTAGTTTCTTTGCCATTGGGCCAATACTCGCTCGTTTAGGGGTAGCCAGAGTTCCCTTACCAGGAGGTTGTGCCATTGGAGCTAGACCTGTAGATCTTCATGTTCGGGGACTGCAAGCTTTAGGGGCTGAAGTTCATATTGATCATGGCATTGTTCATGCTCATGTTAAGGGATATAACCCCCGACTCAAAGGTGCTCGTATTTATCTGGATTATCCCAGTGTGGGAGCAACGGAAACTTTGATGATGGCAGCAACCCTCGCCGAGGGAGAAACCATTCTCGAAAATGCCGCCCAAGAACCGGAAGTCATCGATTTAGCCAACTTCTGTTGTGCGATGGGAGCAAAAATTCAGGGGGCTGGAACTAAAACCATTGTGATTTCTGGGGTTCCTAGTCTGCATTCAGCCGATTATTCGATTATTCCTGATCGAATAGAAGCCGGAACTTTTTTAATAGCAGGAGCCATCACCCGCTCTGAAATTAGTTTATCTCCCATTATTCCAGAACATTTGACTCCGGTACTGGCTAAACTCAAAGCCATTGGGGTCAAAATCCAGATGGAAGGGTCAAACCATTTACGCATTCTCCCGGTGGAGAATTTAACGGCAACGGACATTGAAACCCTACCCTATCCGGGATTTCCTACGGATATGCAAGCCCCCTTTATGGCTCTGTTAACGCTGTGTGAAGGCAATAGCTTGATCAGCGAAACGGTGTTTGAAAATCGGTTTGGTCATGTTCCTGAACTGAGCCGCATGGGTGCAGATATTCGGGTTAAGGGAACGACTGCCTTAGTTCGAGGAGTTCCGTTTTTATCGGGCGCACCTGTAACAGCAACCGACTTACGCGCTTCTGCGGCTTTAGTCCTAGCGGCTTTAGCGGCGGAGGGAGAAACCACCATTCAGGAGTTAAAACATTTGGATCGGGGTTATGAACAATTGGAAGCTAAACTCCGACAATTAGGAGCCAAACTCCAGCGTATTGATCATGCGCTAATAGAAAAGGAATAA